One genomic window of Ziziphus jujuba cultivar Dongzao chromosome 4, ASM3175591v1 includes the following:
- the LOC107408961 gene encoding uncharacterized protein LOC107408961, with the protein MNRRSRSHHRSSPNRTEPFLKFLKPGALAQIRDSRISARSHRVVSLLQIRTSPPSSPPSTPGQPPANAMDGFPCFSARIYGPRCPQRKKLVAAKSVLFPSQNPSSPVHDSPDPLIDVFSADIVAAH; encoded by the coding sequence ATGAACCGGAGGTCTCGATCCCATCACAGATCGTCCCCAAACCGGACCGAACCATTTCTCAAGTTTCTTAAGCCCGGTGCACTGGCTCAAATCAGAGACTCGCGCATAAGCGCCAGATCGCACCGGGTGGTCTCTTTGCTTCAGATCCGCACTTCGCCTCCTTCATCTCCGCCGTCCACTCCCGGTCAACCTCCAGCCAACGCGATGGACGGTTTCCCTTGCTTCTCCGCTAGGATCTATGGCCCTAGGTGTCCTCAGAGGAAGAAGCTCGTTGCTGCTAAGTCCGTCTTGTTTCCCAGTCAAAATCCTTCGAGCCCTGTACATGATTCGCCCGATCCGCTTATCGATGTCTTCAGTGCTGATATTGTTGCTGCCCATTGA